The following are from one region of the Microtus ochrogaster isolate Prairie Vole_2 chromosome 17, MicOch1.0, whole genome shotgun sequence genome:
- the Shisa2 gene encoding protein shisa-2 homolog, which yields MWGGRGLPVTSSGHRASLLQLLLAALLAAGARASGEYCHGWLDAQGVWRIGFQCPERFDGGDATICCGSCALRYCCSSAEARLDQGGCDNDRQQGVGEPGRTDREGPDSSAVPIYVPFLIVGSVFVAFIILGSLVAACCCRCLRPKQDPQQSRAPGGNRLMETIPMIPSASTSRGSSSRQSSTAASSSSSANSGARAPPTRSQTNCCLPEGTMNNVYVNMPTNFSVLNCQQATQIVPHQGQYLHTPYVGYAVQHDSVPMTPVPPFMDGLQPGYRQVQPSFAHTNSEQKMYPAVTV from the exons ATGTGGGGCGGACGCGGCTTACCCGTCACCTCTTCTGGTCACCGCGCGtcgctgctgcagctgctgctggctgCGCTGCTGGCTGCGGGGGCGCGGGCCAGCGGCGAGTACTGCCACGGCTGGCTGGACGCGCAGGGCGTCTGGCGCATCGGCTTCCAGTGCCCCGAGCGCTTCGACGGCGGCGACGCCACCATCTGTTGCGGCAGCTGTGCGCTGCGCTACTGCTGCTCCAGCGCCGAGGCGCGCCTGGACCAAGGAGGCTGTGACAACGACCGCCAGCAGGGTGTGGGGGAGCCTGGCCGGACAGACAGAGAAGGCCCGGACAGCTCGGCAG tccccatctaTGTGCCGTTTCTCATCGTCGGCTCTGTGTTCGTCGCCTTCATCATCCTCGGGTCCCTCGTAGCTGCGTGCTGTTGCCGATGTCTCCGGCCAAAGCAGGATCCCCAGCAGAGCCGAGCCCCAGGGGGCAACCGCCTGATGGAGACCATCCCCATGATCCCCAGCGCCAGCACGTCCCGGGGGTCATCTTCTCGGCAATCCAGCACAGCTGCGAGTTCCAGCTCCAGTGCGAACTCGGGGGCCCGGGCTCCCCCAACCAGATCACAGACCAACTGCTGCTTGCCTGAGGGAACCATGAACAATGTGTACGTCAACATGCCCACAAACTTCTCTGTCCTGAACTGTCAGCAGGCCACCCAGATTGTCCCCCATCAAGGGCAGTACCTGCACACCCCGTATGTGGGGTATGCGGTACAACACGACTCTGTGCCCATGACGCCAGTGCCCCCATTCATGGATGGCCTGCAGCCCGGCTACAGGCAAGTCCAGCCCTCTTTTGCCCACACCAACAGTGAACAGAAGATGTACCCTGCAGTGACCGTATAG